In Nicotiana tabacum cultivar K326 chromosome 19, ASM71507v2, whole genome shotgun sequence, one DNA window encodes the following:
- the LOC107807250 gene encoding chaperone protein dnaJ GFA2, mitochondrial-like isoform X1, with protein MVSSNALRIAHRIARCTFSSGSLLKGGCRRYNTAVYNQTRGLFYLNSNNGGSERRDWLRPGLFKANFGATRSIHGTATSMKDFYEVLGVNRNATASEIKKAYYGLAKRLHPDMNKDDPDAEKKFQEVQKAYEVLKHSDALLIMQLGHDAFNSMNNGGGGGAGFDPFGGFRSPFEDMFRNADIFGNIFNRDMGGEDVKVPIELSFMEAVQGCTKTITFQTDLPCTACGGTGVPPGTRPETCKRCKGSGVSISQTGPFTLQTTCPACKGTGKIVSSFCKSCKGNRVLRGPKTVKVDIMPGVDTDETLKVYGSGGADPEGNRPGDLYVVIKVREDPVFRREGSDIHVDAVLSVTQAILGGTIQIPTLTGDVVVKVRAGTQPGQKVVLKKKGIKGRNSFSFGDQFVHFNVSIPTNLTPRQRQLIEEFAKEEQGEYDKGAAAGASR; from the exons ATGGTCAGCTCTAATGCTCTTCGTATTGCTCACCGGATTGCTCGCTGCACCTTTTCTTCTGGATCTTTATTAAAGGGAGGTTGTAGGAGATATAATACAGCAGTGTACAATCAAACAAGGGGCTTGTTTTATTTGAATTCTAATAATG GGGGCAGTGAAAGGAGGGATTGGTTAAGACCTGGATTATTCAAAGCCAATTTTGGTGCCACAAGATCAATTCATGGAACAG CCACGAGTATGAAAGATTTTTATGAGGTGCTTGGCGTCAATCGAAATGCAACTGCATCTGAAATCAAGAAAGCTTATTATGGG CTTGCAAAGCGACTGCATCCAGATATGAACAAAGATGATCCAGATGCTGAAAAAAAGTTTCAGGAAGTTCAAAAGGCTTATGAGGTACTT AAGCATTCTGATGCATTGCTCATTATGCAGCTTGGGCATGATGCATTTAATAGTATGAACAATGGTGGAGGTGGAGGTGCTGGGTTTGATCCGTTTGGTGGCTTCAGAAGTCCATTTGAAGACATGTTTAGAAATGCTGAT ATTTTTGGCAACATCTTTAACAGAGACATGGGTGGAGAGGATGTCAAG GTTCCCATTGAACTATCCTTCATGGAAGCTGTTCAGGGGTGCACTAAGACTATAACATTCCAAACAGATTTGCCTTGCACTGCTTGTG GTGGAACTGGTGTGCCTCCTGGCACTAGACCCGAAACTTGTAAGCGCTGCAAAGGTTCAGGTGTG TCAATCTCGCAAACTGGTCCTTTCACATTGCAAACGACTTGTCCTGCATGCAAAGGAACAGGGAAGATCGTATCG AGTTTCTGCAAGTCTTGCAAGGGAAATCGGGTACTACGAGGACCAAAGACAGTGAAAGTGGATATCATGCCCG GAGTAGACACTGACGAGACACTCAAGGTGTATGGAAGTGGTGGAGCAGATCCTGAAGGCAACCGGCCTGGAGATCTTTATGTTGTTATTAAG GTCAGGGAAGACCCTGTTTTCCGGAGAGAAGGCTCTGATATTCATGTAGATGCTGTTTTGAGTGTTACCCAG GCAATCTTGGGAGGAACGATCCAAATCCCAACTCTGACTGGAGATGTTGTTGTTAAG GTTCGCGCTGGCACTCAACCTGGCCAAAAGGTTGTCCTCAAAAAGAAAG GAATAAAAGGACGGAATTCCTTCTCATTTGGGGATCAGTTTGTCCACTTCAATGTCAGCATTCCCAC AAACTTGACACCAAGACAGCGTCAACTGATTGAAGAGTTTGCCAAGGAGGAGCAAGGGGAATACGATAAAGGGGCTGCAGCAGGAGCCTCTAGGTAA
- the LOC107807247 gene encoding putative magnesium transporter NIPA8 — MGEWVIAAIINLLGSIIINFGTNLLKLGHDERKRHSMNVKPTMNKPIIYFQTWRVGILFFAIGNCLNFISFGYAAQSLLAALGSIQFVSNIVFAYFLSNKTVTIKIVLATAFIVVGNIFLVAFGNHQSPVYMPEQLAENYTNTTFLLYCFTLVLVVVLHHSIYKRGEGQMLVPFSYAVVSGAIGSCSVLFAKSLSNMLRLSMSTSGGYAILQNRFTYSMLLMFLSTGGFWMARLNEGLSRFDAILIVPMFQIAWTFFSICTGFVYFEEYKVFDALRTTMFILGMISVFVGIYLLAPEDDESYSKGGEILKDDKRLFMPSQDTQIKDIEIIWTSFGDENC, encoded by the coding sequence ATGGGGGAGTGGGTAATTGCAGCCATTATCAATTTATTAGGAAGCATTATCATTAACTTTGGAACCAACCTCCTTAAATTAGGCCACGATGAGAGAAAAAGGCATTCTATGAATGTAAAGCCTACGATGAATAAGCCCATTATATACTTCCAAACATGGAGAGTTGGTATTCTATTCTTTGCAATAGGAAATTGTCTCAATTTCATTTCATTTGGATATGCTGCTCAATCACTTCTAGCAGCTTTGGGATCTATACAATTTGTCTCTAACATCGTTTTCGCCTACTTTCTTTCGAACAAAACAGTGACAATCAAAATAGTGTTAGCCACTGCTTTTATTGTTGTTGGTAACATATTCCTTGTAGCCTTTGGCAACCACCAGTCCCCTGTTTATATGCCAGAGCAATTGGCTGAAAATTACACAAACACTACATTTCTTCTTTACTGTTTCACTTTGGTATTGGTTGTTGTATTACATCATTCAATTTACAAGAGAGGAGAAGGGCAAATGCTGGTTCCATTTTCATATGCAGTTGTTTCAGGTGCTATTGGATCATGTTCAGTATTGTTTGCTAAGTCTCTTTCAAACATGTTAAGATTGTCAATGTCAACAAGTGGTGGTTATGCAATATTGCAAAACAGGTTCACGTATTCGATGCTTCTGATGTTTCTAAGTACAGGTGGATTTTGGATGGCGAGGTTAAACGAAGGACTTTCGCGCTTTGATGCTATACTTATTGTCCCTATGTTTCAAATAGCTTGGACTTTTTTCTCCATTTGTACTGGTTTTGTCTACTTTGAGgaatacaaggtgtttgatgctTTGAGAACAACAATGTTCATTCTTGGAATGATTTCTGTGTTTGTTGGCATTTATTTGCTAGCACCTGAAGATGATGAATCATATTCAAAAGGAGGTGAAATACTGAAGGATGACAAGAGGCTGTTCATGCCATCTCAAGACACCCAAATTAAGGATATAGAGATCATTTGGACAAGTTTTGGTGATGAAAACTGCTAA
- the LOC107807250 gene encoding chaperone protein dnaJ GFA2, mitochondrial-like encodes MVSSNALRIAHRIARCTFSSGSLLKGGCRRYNTAVYNQTRGLFYLNSNNGGSERRDWLRPGLFKANFGATRSIHGTATSMKDFYEVLGVNRNATASEIKKAYYGLAKRLHPDMNKDDPDAEKKFQEVQKAYEVLKDDKAREQYDQLGHDAFNSMNNGGGGGAGFDPFGGFRSPFEDMFRNADIFGNIFNRDMGGEDVKVPIELSFMEAVQGCTKTITFQTDLPCTACGGTGVPPGTRPETCKRCKGSGVSISQTGPFTLQTTCPACKGTGKIVSSFCKSCKGNRVLRGPKTVKVDIMPGVDTDETLKVYGSGGADPEGNRPGDLYVVIKVREDPVFRREGSDIHVDAVLSVTQAILGGTIQIPTLTGDVVVKVRAGTQPGQKVVLKKKGIKGRNSFSFGDQFVHFNVSIPTNLTPRQRQLIEEFAKEEQGEYDKGAAAGASR; translated from the exons ATGGTCAGCTCTAATGCTCTTCGTATTGCTCACCGGATTGCTCGCTGCACCTTTTCTTCTGGATCTTTATTAAAGGGAGGTTGTAGGAGATATAATACAGCAGTGTACAATCAAACAAGGGGCTTGTTTTATTTGAATTCTAATAATG GGGGCAGTGAAAGGAGGGATTGGTTAAGACCTGGATTATTCAAAGCCAATTTTGGTGCCACAAGATCAATTCATGGAACAG CCACGAGTATGAAAGATTTTTATGAGGTGCTTGGCGTCAATCGAAATGCAACTGCATCTGAAATCAAGAAAGCTTATTATGGG CTTGCAAAGCGACTGCATCCAGATATGAACAAAGATGATCCAGATGCTGAAAAAAAGTTTCAGGAAGTTCAAAAGGCTTATGAG GTTCTGAAGGATGATAAAGCACGTGAACAATATGATCAG CTTGGGCATGATGCATTTAATAGTATGAACAATGGTGGAGGTGGAGGTGCTGGGTTTGATCCGTTTGGTGGCTTCAGAAGTCCATTTGAAGACATGTTTAGAAATGCTGAT ATTTTTGGCAACATCTTTAACAGAGACATGGGTGGAGAGGATGTCAAG GTTCCCATTGAACTATCCTTCATGGAAGCTGTTCAGGGGTGCACTAAGACTATAACATTCCAAACAGATTTGCCTTGCACTGCTTGTG GTGGAACTGGTGTGCCTCCTGGCACTAGACCCGAAACTTGTAAGCGCTGCAAAGGTTCAGGTGTG TCAATCTCGCAAACTGGTCCTTTCACATTGCAAACGACTTGTCCTGCATGCAAAGGAACAGGGAAGATCGTATCG AGTTTCTGCAAGTCTTGCAAGGGAAATCGGGTACTACGAGGACCAAAGACAGTGAAAGTGGATATCATGCCCG GAGTAGACACTGACGAGACACTCAAGGTGTATGGAAGTGGTGGAGCAGATCCTGAAGGCAACCGGCCTGGAGATCTTTATGTTGTTATTAAG GTCAGGGAAGACCCTGTTTTCCGGAGAGAAGGCTCTGATATTCATGTAGATGCTGTTTTGAGTGTTACCCAG GCAATCTTGGGAGGAACGATCCAAATCCCAACTCTGACTGGAGATGTTGTTGTTAAG GTTCGCGCTGGCACTCAACCTGGCCAAAAGGTTGTCCTCAAAAAGAAAG GAATAAAAGGACGGAATTCCTTCTCATTTGGGGATCAGTTTGTCCACTTCAATGTCAGCATTCCCAC AAACTTGACACCAAGACAGCGTCAACTGATTGAAGAGTTTGCCAAGGAGGAGCAAGGGGAATACGATAAAGGGGCTGCAGCAGGAGCCTCTAGGTAA
- the LOC107807244 gene encoding FT-interacting protein 1-like, protein MKLIVEVIDAHDLMPKDGEGSVSPFVEVDFENQLSKTRTVPKNLNPTWNHKLLFNLDDIRNYQYKYIEVSVYHERRPIPGRNFLGRVRIPCSNIVKKGEEVYQRFQLEKKWFSSFVKGEVGLKIYTSSESDPNSHPQKSSSPSNIPSTENPEYLDNPPASLLVSEVASLDTAKASSSPKLENGNTAISSSFTAVEKPAHLTQSEQGKESFKHIEERSQFIFKHQAMQQPVIQIRKRPGVQPATQHQVDHHPRAIHNHPSVQPTMQRQVDHPPAVHSHPSVQPTMQHQVDHPEDEYELKDTNPQLGEQWPRGGGYGGGRGWMNNDRYASTYDLVEQMFYLYVRVVKSKDLQQSVLTGSCDPYVEVKLGNYKGRTKHFEKKMNPEWNQVFAFSKDRIQSSVVEVYVKDKDMMGRDDYLGRVVFDLNEVPTRVPPDSPLAPQWYRLEDRRGEGKVRGEIMLAIWMGTQADEAFSDAWHADAAFVHGEGVMSVRSKVYVSPKLWYLRVNVIEAQDIIPNDQSRLPEVFVKAQVGNQVLKTDICPARTANPMWNEDLVFVAAEPFEEHLVLSIEDRVHPMKDEVLGRISFPLNTFEKRLDHRPVHSRWFNLDKFGFGALEVDRRKELKFSSRVHLRVCLEGGYHVLDESTMYISDQRPTARQLWKPPVGVLEIGILGAEGLLPMKMKDGRGSTDAYCVAKYGQKWVRTRTILDTFSPKWNEQYTWEVYDPCTVITLGVFDNCHLGVEKPGTGATRDSRIGKVRIRLSTLESHRIYTHSYPLLVLHPSGVKKMGELQLAVRFTSLSLANMIHTYGHPLLPKMHYLHPFTVNQVDNLRYQAMNIVAIRLARAEPPLRKEVVEYMLDVDSHMWSMRRSKANFFRIMSLLSGIISINRWFGDVCHWKNPVTSVLVHILFLILIWYPELILPTLFLYMFLIGLWNYRFRPRHPPHMDTKLSWAETVHPDELDEEFDTFPTSRPPDIARMRYDRLRSVAGRVQTVVGDIATQGERLQGVLSWRDPRATSLFIMFSLFAAVMLYATPFRVVALVAGLYMLRHPRFRSKMPSVPGNFYKRLPARTDSML, encoded by the coding sequence ATGAAGCTCATAGTAGAAGTAATAGATGCTCATGATCTTATGCCCAAAGATGGTGAAGGATCAGTCAGTCCATTTGTAGAAGTTGATTTTGAAAATCAACTTAGCAAAACTAGAACAGTCCCAAAGAATCTCAACCCCACTTGGAACCATAAACTCCTCTTTAATCTTGATGATATAAGAAATTACCAATACAAATACATTGAAGTTTCAGTGTATCATGAGAGAAGGCCTATACCAGGGAGAAACTTTCTTGGAAGGGTGAGAATTCCTTGCTCAAATATAGTcaagaaaggagaagaagtttATCAAAGATTCCAACTTGAAAAGAAATGGTTTTCCTCATTTGTTAAAGGAGAAGTTGGCCTCAAAATATATACTTCATCAGAATCTGATCCAAATTCACATCCTCAAAAATCTTCTAGTCCTTCAAATATTCCTTCCACAGAAAATCCAGAATATTTAGATAATCCACCAGCTTCTCTTCTTGTCTCTGAAGTTGCTAGTCTTGATACTGCTAAAGCTAGTAGTAGTCCAAAACTAGAAAATGGAAACACTGCGATTTCTTCTAGCTTTACTGCAGTAGAAAAACCTGCTCATCTTACTCAAAGTGAGCAGGGAAAGGAATCCTTTAAGCATATTGAGGAAAGATCTCAGTTTATTTTCAAGCATCAAGCTATGCAGCAGCCAGTCATACAAATAAGGAAGAGACCAGGTGTCCAACCGGCAACGCAGCATCAAGTAGACCATCACCCCCGAGCTATTCATAACCACCCAAGTGTCCAACCGACAATGCAGCGTCAAGTAGACCACCCTCCAGCTGTTCATAGCCACCCAAGTGTCCAACCGACAATGCAGCATCAAGTAGATCACCCTGAGGATGAGTATGAGCTGAAGGACACAAATCCTCAGCTCGGTGAGCAGTGGCCACGTGGCGGAGGATATGGAGGAGGAAGAGGATGGATGAATAATGATAGATATGCAAGCACATATGACCTTGTGGAGCAGATGTTTTATCTATATGTTCGAGTTGTTAAGTCGAAAGATCTTCAACAAAGTGTCCTCACTGGTAGTTGTGATCCATATGTGGAAGTGAAGCTGGGGAATTACAAAGGAAGGACAAAGCATTTTGAGAAGAAAATGAATCCTGAGTGGAACCAGGTATTTGCTTTCTCTAAAGATCGAATTCAGTCTTCAGTTGTTGAAGTATATGTGAAGGATAAAGATATGATGGGAAGAGATGATTATCTTGGAAGGGTGGTTTTTGACTTGAATGAGGTCCCAACAAGAGTTCCTCCTGATAGTCCCCTGGCTCCTCAATGGTACAGACTGGAGGATCGCCGAGGAGAAGGGAAAGTAAGAGGGGAGATCATGCTTGCTATTTGGATGGGAACACAAGCAGATGAAGCATTTTCAGATGCCTGGCATGCAGATGCTGCCTTTGTTCATGGAGAGGGGGTTATGAGCGTAAGGTCTAAAGTTTATGTCTCTCCAAAACTTTGGTACCTGAGAGTAAATGTTATTGAAGCTCAGGACATCATCCCGAATGACCAGAGCCGCCTCCCTGAAGTTTTTGTGAAAGCTCAGGTGGGAAATCAGGTTCTCAAGACCGATATATGCCCTGCTCGAACAGCAAATCCAATGTGGAATGAAGATTTGGTTTTTGTAGCCGCTGAGCCTTTTGAGGAGCATCTAGTCCTCAGCATTGAGGACCGTGTTCACCCTATGAAAGATGAGGTTCTTGGGAGGATAAGTTTCCCACTCAACACATTCGAGAAGAGGCTTGACCATCGGCCTGTCCATTCTCGCTGGTTCAACCTTGACAAGTTTGGTTTTGGTGCCTTGGAAGTTGACAGGAGGAAAGAACTCAAGTTTTCAAGCAGAGTTCACCTCAGAGTATGCCTTGAAGGTGGATATCATGTGCTGGATGAATCAACCATGTACATAAGCGATCAAAGGCCAACAGCGCGACAGCTATGGAAGCCACCTGTGGGAGTACTGGAAATTGGAATATTAGGTGCAGAAGGGCTTCTTCCAATGAAGATGAAGGATGGCAGAGGAAGCACAGATGCCTATTGTGTGGCTAAATATGGTCAGAAATGGGTAAGGACGAGAACCATTCTTGACACTTTCAGCCCCAAATGGAATGAGCAATACACTTGGGAAGTTTATGATCCTTGCACAGTTATCACATTGGGAGTCTTTGATAACTGCCACTTGGGAGTTGAGAAGCCAGGAACTGGAGCAACACGAGACTCGCGAATTGGAAAGGTGCGTATAAGATTATCAACGTTGGAATCTCATCGAATATACACTCATTCGTATCCCCTTCTTGTTCTGCACCCATCAGGGGTTAAGAAAATGGGGGAACTCCAATTGGCAGTAAGATTCACAAGTCTCTCTTTAGCCAACATGATACATACTTATGGCCACCCTTTGCTTCCCAAAATGCATTACCTTCATCCTTTTACTGTCAACCAAGTAGATAACTTGAGATACCAAGCCATGAACATTGTTGCTATTAGGCTTGCTAGAGCTGAACCACCACTCAGGAAAGAAGTTGTAGAGTACATGTTAGATGTGGATTCTCACATGTGGAGTATGAGAAGAAGCAAGGCTAATTTCTTTAGGATCATGTCACTCCTTTCGGGCATAATCTCCATTAATCGATGGTTTGGTGATGTTTGTCACTGGAAAAATCCAGTCACCTCAGTCTTGGTTCACATCCTCTTCCTTATACTGATCTGGTATCCAGAGTTGATTCTTCCTACTCTGTTTCTCTACATGTTCCTCATTGGACTATGGAACTACCGTTTCCGGCCAAGGCACCCTCCTCACATGGACACTAAGCTTTCATGGGCAGAAACAGTGCACCCTGATGAGCTTGATGAAGAATTCGACACGTTTCCAACGTCTAGGCCCCCGGACATTGCTCGAATGAGGTATGATAGGCTGAGAAGTGTGGCCGGGAGGGTTCAGACCGTGGTCGGGGACATAGCAACACAAGGAGAGAGGCTGCAGGGGGTGCTAAGCTGGAGAGATCCAAGAGCAACCAGTTTGTTTATCATGTTCAGTCTTTTTGCAGCAGTTATGCTTTATGCGACTCCCTTTAGAGTGGTGGCTTTAGTTGCTGGATTATATATGCTAAGGCATCCCAGGTTCAGAAGCAAGATGCCCTCTGTTCCCGGCAACTTCTACAAGAGATTACCAGCTAGAACAGATAGCATGCTATGA